GCCGAGTACGGCCGACCGCCACGTGCAGGCGGCGCTCGTGAGCGACGTCCACGTCGGCAGCCAGGAGTTCCTCGCGGACGCCTGGACGCGATTCACGGACTGGCTCCACACCGAGGAGGCCGAGCACGTCGAGTACCTACTGATCGCGGGCGACATGGTCGAGGGCGTCGGCGTCTACCCGAACCAGGACGAGGAACTCTCGATCGTCGACCTCTACGAGCAGTACGAGCGCTTCAGCGAGTACCTCAAGCAGGTCCCGGGGGACATGGAGATCGTGATGATTCCGGGGAACCACGACGCGGTCCGGCTCGCGGAACCGCAGCCGGGGTTCGACGACGACCTCCGCGAGATCATGAGCGCGCACGACGCGCGCATCGTTGGGAACCCCTCGACGGTGACGATCGAGGGCGTGAGCGTCCTCATGTACCACGGCGTGAGTCTCGACGAGGTCATCGCGGAGTTCCCCGAGGAACAGGCGAGTTACGACGAACCGCACAAGGCGATGTACCACCTCCTGAAGAAGCGTCACGTCGCGCCGCAGTACGGCGGGCACACGCGACTGGCGCCCGAGGACCAGGACTACCTCGTCATCGACGACGTCCCCGACGTCTTCCACACCGGGCACGTCCACAAGCTCGGGTACGGCAAGTACCACAACGTCCTCGCGATCAACTCGGGATGCTGGCAGGCGCAGACGGACTTCCAGAAGTCCGTGAACATCGACCCCGACTCGGGGTACGCGCCGATCCTCGACCTCGACACGCTAGACGTCACCATACGCAAGTTCACGTAGCCCGTCGATTCGCTGGACGTCACCATCCGCAAGTTCACGTAGCCCGTCGATTCGCTGGACGCACTCGTCCGCGAGTTCGCCTGACGAATCACTCCGTTCAGGCCGGTGAAAGCCGATAGCGGACGGTCTGCTGGCCGTCGAACCGCGGGCCGGCGCCGTCGCTCTCGAACCCGGCGCGTTCGGCGGCGGTCGCGACGTCGCCCTCGTCGTCGGTCACGAGCAGTTCCACGCGCATCCCCTCGGTCTCCGCGAACCGGACCGGTTCGGCGAGCAGGCGCTCGCACGCTTCCGGGGTCCCGTCGATCTGGGTGACGTGCACGACGTCGTTCCGGACGTCGAAGCTCACGAACCCGACGACGTCGTCCGAGTTCACGTCGTTGCCGTCGGCAGTGGGGTCCGTCGCGTCCGGGTTCTCGTCCGTCGCGCCGGGACTCTCGGCTGTCGCGGCCGGGTCCTTGTGCGTCGCCTCCGCGTCGCGTTCGGCGACCCGGACGGTCCGGTCGTGAACGATGTTCCGCATGACGTCCGCCGGGGCGTCGGCGATGGCTGCCATCGCTTCGGCGTCCGCTTCGACCGCGTCGCGTACTCGCATCATCGGGTGCTAACGAACCCCACGACCATAACTCCCCGCGCCCGCGTCGTCGACGGGTCCCGATCGGTGGCGTATCGGAGACCGGCAGTTCTTTCCCCGGAGGACAGGAGTTATCTCGCGGCGCGGGGTAGGGTGGATCATGACTCTTCGATACGCCGTGCTGACGGGCGACCGCTGCGAGGTGACCGGATGCGCGTAGTCGCGAAGTTCGGCGGGACGAGCCTCGGGAGCGGCGACCGCATCAACCGGGCCGCGGACTCCATCGCGGCGGCGGTCCGCGAAGGCCACGAAATCGCGGTCGTCGCGAGCGCGATGGGGAACACGACCGACGAGCTCTTAGAGGAGATCCAGTTCGACGTGGACGAGCTCGACCGGGCGGAGATCGTGTCGATGGGCGAGCGGACGTCCGTGCGGATGCTGAAGGCCGCGCTCGCGTCGCGCGGCGTCGAAGCGAAGTTCTACGAACCGGGCGTCGACGACTGGCCGGTCGTGACGAACGCCTCGGGCGAGGTCGACGTGGAGGCGACGACCGAGCGCGCGGCCGCGGTCGCGGCGGACCTCGACGCCGTCGTCCCGGTCATCACGGGGTTCCTCGCGGAGGGCCCTGACGGCACCGTCACCACGCTCGGGCGCGGCGGGAGCGACACGACCGCGGTGATGCTCGGGAAGTACATGGATGCGGACGAGGTCGTCATCGTCACCGACGTCGAGGGCGTCATGACGGGCGACCCGCACGTCGTCGAGGGCGCGCGGAACGTCGGCCAGATCTCCGTCGACGAACTCCGGAACCTCTCCTTCCGGGGGGCCGAAGTCGTCGCACCGTCCGCGCTCTCGTACAAGGAGGACGACCTGGACGTCCGCGTCGTCCACTACCAGCACGGCGACCTGCTCGCGGGCGGGACGCGCGTCACCGGGAAGTTCCAGAACCTCGTGGACATGCGCGAGACCCCGCTGGCGTGCCTCACAGTCGCCGGACGCGCGATCCGGAACCAGACGGGCGTGTTCAGCACGCTCAGCAAGTCCCTCTCGGATTCCGGCGTCAACGTCGACGCGGTGTCCTCGGGGATGGACTCCGTGACGTTCTACGTCGACGAAGTCGAGGCCGAGCGCGCGGAGAACATCCTGCACCGCGAGGTCGTCGACGAAGAGCACCTCTCCTCGGTCACCGTCGACGACGACGTCGCGGTCGTCCGCGTCACCGGCGGCGAACTCCCGAACCAGCCGGGCGTCATGGCGGCGATCGTGAACCCGCTCGCGGACGCGAACATCAACATCCACGACGTCATGACGTCGGCGACGAGCGTCGCCATCTTCGTCGCGTGGGACGACCGCGAGGAGACGCTCGAACTCGTCCAGGACCGGTACTGACCATCTTTTTCCCGCTCGGGTGTCCTCGCTCGCTCCGCTCGCTGCGGACACCGCTCGCGGCAAAAACATGGGTGAAAAAGGCCGGACGACTCGCTCCCTGCGGTCGCTCGCGTCCGGTGAACCGCCTCGCTCGCAGTCGCTCGCTCGGCGGACGCACTGGCGTTCGGCCGTTCACGCGAAAGCTCTCCCCTCAACGAGCGAGCGGGGCGATTGCCCCCGAGCGAAGTAGGGGAGGTAGTTTACCCGGCTTTACAAATGCTGATTTCCGGCGTGTCCAGATCTCGATCCAATCCTGGACGCTCGTCTCGATGAAAGAACTGTTAGGTACGTCTGCGTATTGGTCAAACCTCGACAAGAAGAAGGCTTATTTTATTACCACATTACCACTCTGTATGAATGTTCCCTCCACTCTATCTCGCCGTGACGCACTCCGCATTGGTGCAGTCATCATTACAACGGCAACAGCTGGCTGTGGCTCCTCTCCAAAATCGGATTCCACTGGACTCGTTCTCCACAGTGCGCTTGATGTCGAGACACGGGTAATGGTAACTGTAACTAACGCTGATCGGGACGAACCAATCCTTAATTCAGAGATTGCGACTGTTTCTGGTGGAGATCAAGTAGTTGTGAGTGACGACATCCCCCGACAGAACGGTCATGTAGTCACCGTATCTGTAGATATTGACAATCAGCCCTCTAATCAGTTAGAGTGGGAGCAAGTCAGTGAACCACTTCATGTCGTTATTCACCGGGGTGACATTGTATTTACTGTTGAACCGCCGGGTTAGCGACTACCAGTCCAGCCTGTACTGAGCGATTCGTGAGTCCCCTGTCTCTACAAGTCATTGACGAGGTGAAATACGTTCCCTGGCGCTTTGATCTCCCCCGTTCGCTCGACCCGCCGCGACCGCACCGCAGCCACCCCTCCCCAGCCGACTCGCTCGCCGACTCCCTCCGGTCGTCGCCTCGTTCCTCCAGCGTGAGACCAAGCTCTCACTGGCTCCCGTTCGCTTCACTCGCGGGAACCTCGCGCAGTATCGACGCAGTCGCGCTCCCCTCGGCTCGCGGCCTTCGGCCGCTCGCCACCGAGGCGACGGAGTCGCCTCGCTTCGCTCGCGCGACTGCGACACCGCGCGCCAGTCGGAGCTCTCGTGTTCGATTGGAACACGCTCTCACGCTCGATTCGACCGCTAATTTCGGCCGCGAGCAGCGCGCGCAGTTCCGCGTGCGTTGCGAGCAGGGGGAGGGTAGGCGCGGTGCGGTCGCGGTGGCAGAGTCGTCATGGGGGCAGTGCGGTCACGGTGGCAGAGTTGTCGCGGTGGCAGTGCGGTCGCGGGCGAGGGATGCCGGCGTCGCGATGGGTCGTCTGTCCCGACGCCCGGTTCCAGTATCAGGCACTCGCGTACAGTAGTGTGCGTCGTCGGTCACGTGCCGTCAACAATCTTGTTCGGGGTTCCGGCCCTCTCTAGGGTATGGTCAGGTACAAGTCGAAGATGGTCGAGCGCATTCACTTGCCGGCGCGCGAGGAACGAGAGCGGAACCTCGCGGACGCGGGCTACAACGTCTTCAATCTGGACGCGCGCGACGTCTTCGTCGACCTCCTCACGGACTCGGGAACGGGAACGATGACGGACTCGCAGTGGGCGGCGCTGATGCGCGGCGACGAGGCGTACGCGGGCAGTCGGAGCTTCGAGGAACTCGAATCCGCGGTCGCGGACGTCATGGGGTTCGAGCACGTCGTCCCCGCGCACCAGGGTCGCGGGGCGGAGAACGTCCTCTACTCGGCGCTGCTCGACTCTGGCGACGTCGCGCTGAACAACACGCACTTCGACACGACGCGAGCGCACGTCGCGAACCAGGGCGCGGACGCCGTCGACTGTCCGGTCGACGAAGCGCACGACCCGGACGCCGACGCCGACTTCAAGGGGAACTTTTCCGTCGAGAAGGCCCGCGAGTACGTCGACGAGCACGGCGCGGATTCGGTACCCGTCGTCATCCTCACGATCACGAACAACTCCGCGGCCGGCCAGCCCGTCAGCGTCGAGAACACGCGCCGAGCAGCCAACTTCGCCGACGAGATCGACGCGACGTTCGTCCTGGACGCGTGCCGGTTCGCGGAGAACGCGTACTTCGTCACCGAACGCGAGGACGAGTACGCCGACGCGACGGTTGCCGCGGTCGCGCGCGAACAGCTGAGCTACGCCGACGCGATCGTGATGAGCGGGAAGAAGGACGGCCTCGTGAACATCGGCGGGTTCGTCGCGACCGACGACGACGCGCTCTACGAGCAGACGAAACAGCTCGGGATCCTCTACGAGGGCTTCCCGACGTACGGCGGAATGGCGGGCCGCGACGTCGCCGCGATGGCAGTCGGCCTCCGGGAGGCGGTCGAACCCGGATACACCGAGGACCGCGTCGGGCAGGTGCAGGCGCTCGGCGAGGCACTCGCCGCGCGCGGCATCCCCGTCTTCGAACCGATCGGGGGGCACGCCGTCTACCTCGAGGCGAACGCGTTCCTCCCGCACCTCGACCGCGAGGAATTCCCCGGCCAGTCGCTCGTCTGCGAGCTCTACCGCGAGGGCGGCGTGCGCGCGGTCGAACTCGGC
The Halorubellus sp. JP-L1 DNA segment above includes these coding regions:
- a CDS encoding aspartate kinase, which gives rise to MRVVAKFGGTSLGSGDRINRAADSIAAAVREGHEIAVVASAMGNTTDELLEEIQFDVDELDRAEIVSMGERTSVRMLKAALASRGVEAKFYEPGVDDWPVVTNASGEVDVEATTERAAAVAADLDAVVPVITGFLAEGPDGTVTTLGRGGSDTTAVMLGKYMDADEVVIVTDVEGVMTGDPHVVEGARNVGQISVDELRNLSFRGAEVVAPSALSYKEDDLDVRVVHYQHGDLLAGGTRVTGKFQNLVDMRETPLACLTVAGRAIRNQTGVFSTLSKSLSDSGVNVDAVSSGMDSVTFYVDEVEAERAENILHREVVDEEHLSSVTVDDDVAVVRVTGGELPNQPGVMAAIVNPLADANINIHDVMTSATSVAIFVAWDDREETLELVQDRY
- a CDS encoding tryptophanase yields the protein MVRYKSKMVERIHLPAREERERNLADAGYNVFNLDARDVFVDLLTDSGTGTMTDSQWAALMRGDEAYAGSRSFEELESAVADVMGFEHVVPAHQGRGAENVLYSALLDSGDVALNNTHFDTTRAHVANQGADAVDCPVDEAHDPDADADFKGNFSVEKAREYVDEHGADSVPVVILTITNNSAAGQPVSVENTRRAANFADEIDATFVLDACRFAENAYFVTEREDEYADATVAAVAREQLSYADAIVMSGKKDGLVNIGGFVATDDDALYEQTKQLGILYEGFPTYGGMAGRDVAAMAVGLREAVEPGYTEDRVGQVQALGEALAARGIPVFEPIGGHAVYLEANAFLPHLDREEFPGQSLVCELYREGGVRAVELGELAFPAADRPELVRMAVPRRTYHREHVEHVVDTVAAVHDRRDDVTGLEIVDEPEMAEIRHFTAELQPVE